From Williamwhitmania taraxaci, a single genomic window includes:
- a CDS encoding DHH family phosphoesterase has product MIFNDKIKFIPQLRELLSSANNICIVTHANPDGDALGSSLGLYHLLKEHQKSIKVVIPDRVPDFLKWLPGSNEVIVAYDNKELMEMAMAEADLVFCLDFNQLNRVNGVTEALTKTPGKRILIDHHPEPDNDFFLGLSMTSSSSTAELIFEVCEELGLTKNLGKDAASCIYTGIMTDTGSFSYAIGRGRTFEVLAHLIDAGIEKDKIHSLVFDSFSEQRMRLMGYCLKDKMVVISQLRTAYISLSAAEIKLFNHKVGDTEGFVNLPLSISGIVFSVFFSERDGVIKMSLRSRGNFAVNDFAKKYYGGGGHRNAAGGKSLLPLQETIAQFEQYLKEYEAELTNA; this is encoded by the coding sequence TTGATATTTAACGACAAAATTAAGTTTATACCTCAGTTGAGAGAGTTGCTCTCATCCGCTAACAATATTTGTATTGTTACCCATGCAAATCCCGATGGCGACGCCTTGGGATCATCGTTAGGTTTGTATCACCTGCTCAAGGAACACCAAAAGAGTATAAAGGTTGTAATACCAGATCGAGTTCCCGACTTTTTGAAGTGGCTCCCCGGTTCCAATGAGGTGATTGTTGCCTACGACAATAAGGAGTTAATGGAAATGGCGATGGCTGAGGCCGATTTGGTATTTTGTCTAGACTTTAATCAACTCAACCGAGTGAATGGGGTTACGGAAGCTTTGACAAAGACTCCCGGTAAGCGGATTCTCATTGATCATCATCCGGAACCAGATAACGACTTCTTTTTAGGCCTTTCAATGACTAGTTCCAGCTCAACGGCCGAACTAATCTTTGAGGTGTGTGAAGAACTTGGACTCACCAAGAACTTAGGAAAAGATGCTGCTTCATGCATTTATACGGGCATAATGACCGATACGGGTTCTTTTAGCTATGCCATTGGCCGTGGTCGTACTTTCGAGGTGCTTGCCCATTTGATTGATGCCGGAATCGAGAAGGATAAAATTCACTCTCTCGTTTTTGATAGCTTCTCGGAGCAGCGGATGCGGCTTATGGGCTATTGTCTAAAGGATAAAATGGTGGTTATTTCTCAGTTACGTACAGCCTACATTTCCTTGTCTGCGGCCGAAATTAAGTTATTCAATCATAAAGTTGGCGATACCGAAGGGTTTGTAAATCTTCCTCTTTCGATTTCTGGAATCGTATTTTCTGTATTCTTCTCAGAGCGCGATGGGGTTATAAAAATGTCACTACGCTCACGGGGAAATTTCGCCGTTAATGATTTTGCAAAAAAATACTACGGCGGCGGCGGGCATCGCAATGCCGCTGGTGGAAAATCGCTGCTCCCCTTGCAGGAAACAATAGCACAATTTGAACAATACCTTAAGGAATATGAGGCTGAACTTACTAACGCTTAG
- a CDS encoding FKBP-type peptidyl-prolyl cis-trans isomerase, which translates to MRLNLLTLSISLLLLFSCSSNDRVVSVPVTGVDITRKIAAVNKELTIADMELIARYFQKREWPTQNTGSGLVYYIYKSGNGAPAVKESKVQISFTISLLNGTVCYGADKPVEKEFVVGMGKEISGLEEAILLLREGDHAIIAIPPHLGHGLLGDEGEIPPRSTIIYDVTLEKVLQNK; encoded by the coding sequence ATGAGGCTGAACTTACTAACGCTTAGCATTTCTTTGCTGTTGCTGTTCTCTTGCAGTTCCAACGACAGAGTTGTCTCTGTGCCGGTTACTGGTGTTGACATTACGCGAAAAATTGCTGCCGTTAATAAAGAGTTGACGATTGCCGATATGGAGTTAATAGCTCGATATTTTCAGAAGCGTGAATGGCCAACTCAAAACACAGGCTCGGGCTTGGTTTACTATATCTACAAAAGCGGTAACGGTGCTCCGGCTGTTAAGGAATCGAAGGTTCAAATCTCCTTTACGATTAGTTTGCTCAATGGCACGGTATGCTATGGCGCCGACAAGCCTGTTGAAAAGGAGTTTGTTGTAGGAATGGGCAAGGAGATATCTGGTCTCGAAGAAGCAATTCTGTTGCTCAGGGAGGGCGATCATGCGATCATTGCTATTCCGCCGCATCTGGGCCATGGCTTACTGGGCGATGAGGGTGAGATTCCTCCTCGATCGACTATAATTTATGATGTAACACTAGAAAAGGTGCTTCAAAATAAGTAG
- a CDS encoding FKBP-type peptidyl-prolyl cis-trans isomerase, translating to MKRAVIALLPLITLLTLACQKSPYPGYEKQNSGVFYKLLAIGEEEKKAQVGDYITADIAYRNMSDSSFFNGRRRFQLSATHFSGSIDECFAMLSEGDSASFIISADDFFLKTLETQKPRFLINQTTLKVDIRLVEVQKEDEYQREKEAFLTWIEDFGDYEKVILTQFIEQKKISAKPTASGLFLVTATPGKGPSVALGDTVIVDFEGKFFNGKFFDSTKKRNEPFSFVYGQKWQVIDGLEEAIGLMRQGQKALVILPSNLAFGKDGSSTGIIPPFTSVVFEVELLNVIKGVPPSSKTGDAKK from the coding sequence ATGAAACGAGCGGTTATTGCCTTACTACCCTTAATTACTCTGTTGACCTTGGCTTGCCAGAAGTCACCCTATCCTGGTTACGAAAAACAGAATAGTGGCGTTTTTTATAAGCTTTTGGCCATTGGAGAGGAGGAAAAGAAAGCGCAAGTTGGCGATTATATCACTGCCGATATTGCCTACCGAAATATGAGCGATTCCTCCTTCTTTAATGGAAGACGTAGGTTTCAGCTCTCCGCTACTCACTTTAGTGGATCCATTGATGAATGCTTTGCAATGCTTTCGGAGGGCGATAGTGCATCCTTTATTATTTCGGCCGATGATTTCTTTTTGAAAACGCTGGAAACTCAAAAGCCGCGCTTCTTAATCAATCAAACCACGCTTAAGGTTGATATCCGATTGGTCGAAGTGCAAAAGGAGGACGAGTATCAGCGCGAAAAGGAGGCGTTCCTCACCTGGATTGAAGATTTTGGGGATTACGAAAAGGTTATACTAACGCAATTTATTGAGCAAAAAAAGATAAGCGCTAAGCCAACTGCTTCAGGACTCTTTCTGGTAACCGCTACTCCGGGAAAAGGACCTTCTGTTGCCTTGGGCGATACGGTTATTGTTGATTTTGAGGGCAAATTCTTCAATGGCAAATTTTTCGACTCTACTAAAAAACGAAATGAACCGTTCTCTTTTGTATATGGTCAAAAGTGGCAAGTTATTGATGGATTAGAAGAAGCTATCGGATTAATGCGGCAGGGTCAAAAAGCTTTAGTAATTTTGCCCAGCAACTTGGCTTTTGGAAAGGATGGTTCCTCTACTGGAATTATTCCCCCATTTACCTCCGTAGTTTTTGAGGTGGAATTGCTTAACGTTATTAAAGGTGTTCCCCCTTCTTCAAAAACGGGAGATGCTAAGAAGTAG
- a CDS encoding FKBP-type peptidyl-prolyl cis-trans isomerase — protein sequence MRKHQTKFFYLFIGLGLLFSCSKESGEDIANQHVSIVTYLTANKLAYQEIGDIYKVVKIAGYGYEPKSGDTVTFNYTVYEYNDTRNLVITSNVLDTLVKHGFDTEIYKPGPTKMVLGEGNFLSGISQGLLSMHAGEVCDIFMTSNLGYGDQQRGPVAGNTMLRARMQIISVNGSSIISEKQKIAEYIANNTITISPKDEGYYFIQDIVGVGSMALVGDTTYVSYVCKTLAGDVVEEVVTSDSLNFIVGGGKAPVVGLDLAVRLMASGATATVIMPSYLAYGKDGKNNSLILPYETLIYDVNLNKIKTKK from the coding sequence ATGAGAAAGCACCAAACAAAGTTTTTCTATTTATTTATTGGGTTGGGTTTACTCTTTTCTTGCTCAAAGGAGAGTGGTGAAGATATTGCAAATCAACATGTTTCAATTGTTACTTATCTAACTGCTAATAAGCTGGCATATCAGGAGATCGGTGATATTTATAAGGTAGTTAAAATTGCGGGTTATGGTTATGAGCCAAAATCCGGCGATACCGTTACCTTTAACTATACCGTTTATGAGTATAACGATACTCGGAATCTAGTTATTACCTCCAATGTTTTAGATACTCTGGTAAAGCATGGTTTTGATACCGAGATATATAAGCCAGGTCCTACAAAAATGGTATTAGGTGAGGGGAACTTTCTTTCAGGTATTAGTCAAGGTTTGCTCTCAATGCATGCCGGTGAGGTTTGCGATATCTTTATGACCAGCAATTTGGGTTATGGCGATCAGCAAAGAGGACCAGTAGCTGGTAATACCATGTTACGCGCAAGGATGCAAATTATTTCTGTTAATGGGAGTAGCATCATTTCCGAAAAACAAAAAATAGCAGAATATATTGCTAACAACACAATCACCATCAGCCCGAAGGACGAGGGATATTACTTTATACAAGATATTGTTGGGGTAGGCTCAATGGCTCTTGTTGGGGATACCACTTATGTTAGCTATGTTTGCAAAACATTAGCAGGGGATGTTGTTGAAGAGGTAGTCACTAGCGATTCACTCAATTTCATAGTTGGTGGGGGCAAAGCACCAGTTGTTGGGCTCGATTTGGCAGTTCGACTTATGGCTAGTGGGGCAACGGCTACAGTTATTATGCCTTCGTATTTGGCATATGGAAAAGATGGGAAAAATAATAGCCTGATTCTTCCATACGAAACCCTGATTTATGACGTTAACCTGAACAAGATTAAAACAAAGAAATAG